The Arcanobacterium pinnipediorum genome includes a region encoding these proteins:
- a CDS encoding S66 family peptidase, with product MTTSQSIISPGLVHRGDKVAVLSPAWAAPAYFPEIHAQAMRRLKHELDVEPVEFATTTMMGAFLEQRAADLNAAFADPDIRAIFTTVGGDDLIRLTPLLNRDLVAADPKPFFGYSDNTNILNWLWTNGFGSFHGGATQVHWGTGTKIDPIHLLSLRGALFGDDIVLPTVTASEDYGFDWSDRRALSQDVAREPAMEVEFIGSDSLVRGPTWGGCLEVLDQIGMAGRLPDADDLEGAILIFETSEILPPPDYVGRWVRALGERGYLEASAGLMFAQPVVDDRDAPAPDAVKEARRMAYLDYLLTNVSLYRNDLLVVMGVAFGHTRPQAILPYGGQVSIDPIAGKITAHFSR from the coding sequence ATGACTACTTCTCAGAGCATAATATCTCCTGGTTTGGTTCATCGCGGTGACAAAGTCGCCGTCTTGTCACCAGCGTGGGCAGCACCGGCATACTTCCCAGAGATTCACGCCCAGGCTATGCGCCGCCTAAAACATGAGTTAGACGTTGAACCGGTTGAGTTTGCGACGACGACGATGATGGGAGCTTTCCTTGAACAACGCGCCGCAGATCTCAACGCGGCTTTTGCTGACCCCGACATCCGCGCTATCTTTACTACAGTTGGTGGCGATGATTTGATCCGGCTAACGCCTTTGCTTAACCGGGACTTAGTGGCTGCAGATCCGAAACCGTTCTTCGGATATTCCGATAACACCAATATTTTGAATTGGTTGTGGACTAACGGATTTGGAAGTTTCCACGGCGGTGCCACGCAGGTTCACTGGGGAACGGGTACGAAAATCGACCCTATCCACCTGTTGTCGCTACGCGGTGCATTGTTCGGCGATGACATTGTTTTACCTACGGTCACTGCATCTGAGGACTACGGCTTTGATTGGTCTGATCGGCGAGCATTGAGTCAAGACGTAGCACGTGAGCCAGCCATGGAGGTTGAGTTCATTGGCAGCGATAGCCTGGTGCGTGGCCCGACGTGGGGTGGATGTTTGGAAGTTTTAGATCAGATTGGAATGGCTGGCCGATTGCCAGATGCTGACGATTTAGAAGGAGCCATCCTCATTTTTGAAACATCGGAGATCCTTCCGCCACCAGACTATGTTGGTCGTTGGGTTCGTGCTTTGGGCGAACGTGGATATTTAGAGGCTAGCGCCGGGTTGATGTTCGCTCAACCAGTTGTTGATGATCGAGATGCACCAGCACCCGATGCGGTCAAAGAGGCTCGACGCATGGCCTATCTGGATTATCTCTTAACCAATGTGAGTCTATATCGCAACGATCTACTTGTTGTTATGGGCGTTGCGTTTGGCCACACCCGACCACAAGCGATTCTTCCCTACGGCGGCCAGGTTTCGATAGATCCCATTGCAGGTAAGATAACTGCACATTTTTCACGCTAA
- a CDS encoding flavodoxin domain-containing protein, which yields MKRTIVIYSSVTGFARTYAQWIAQDLDADLFELDHLIPVLKNGSRALSDYDLIVYGAGVRMGIIRKFATFRKLIKQAGLSTSKKIIVWANGGTPQHPDRDYRSASRTFTRVELAREDYSYFYLEGGVRYEGLNIVETALLKTFAKRVQRYRDRGEWARAVADHIANGYDHTDRNAIAPLVARGKEILQHQ from the coding sequence ATGAAACGAACAATCGTTATCTACTCATCTGTTACCGGCTTCGCCCGCACCTATGCGCAGTGGATTGCCCAAGATTTAGACGCTGACCTTTTCGAGCTCGACCATCTGATTCCGGTGCTGAAAAACGGGAGCCGTGCACTAAGTGATTATGATTTGATCGTCTATGGTGCCGGGGTGCGTATGGGCATCATTCGTAAGTTTGCTACCTTCCGCAAGCTTATCAAACAGGCCGGATTATCGACGTCGAAAAAGATTATTGTCTGGGCCAATGGCGGCACTCCACAACATCCAGATCGTGACTATCGCAGTGCGTCGCGTACCTTTACCCGAGTCGAGCTTGCTCGCGAAGACTACTCCTATTTTTATTTAGAAGGCGGAGTACGTTATGAAGGATTAAATATTGTTGAAACCGCATTGTTGAAGACGTTTGCAAAACGAGTCCAAAGATATCGGGATCGAGGCGAATGGGCGCGAGCTGTTGCCGATCATATTGCTAACGGTTATGACCACACTGATCGCAACGCTATTGCCCCGCTCGTTGCGCGTGGCAAAGAAATACTCCAGCACCAATAA
- a CDS encoding DNA polymerase V family protein: MNIRRITAGTAAALISIVGLAACNSDDGKMDDGKMDDKQMSDTKMSDDEMKEDDKMSDSDKMSDDKMKEDDKMSDDKMKEDDKMSDDKMKDDKMSDDKMKDEEKK; this comes from the coding sequence ATGAATATTCGTCGAATCACTGCTGGTACCGCTGCTGCTCTTATTTCCATTGTGGGTCTTGCTGCATGCAATTCTGATGACGGCAAGATGGATGACGGCAAGATGGACGACAAGCAAATGTCAGACACCAAGATGTCGGACGACGAGATGAAGGAAGACGACAAGATGTCGGATTCTGACAAGATGTCGGATGACAAGATGAAGGAAGACGACAAGATGTCGGATGACAAGATGAAGGAAGACGACAAGATGTCAGACGACAAAATGAAGGATGACAAGATGTCGGACGACAAAATGAAGGACGAAGAGAAGAAGTAA
- a CDS encoding cytochrome c biogenesis protein CcdA yields MSLILIGLLGGFITGISPCILPVLPVIFLSGAQGAQTSNKPAQSMGGNFISLGDSTPSATPTVTTANKPVSKWHPYAVVGGLVLSFTAFTLFGSALLTLLNLPQDFIRWAGVIMLMLIGIAMLIPRLMELLEKPFARFANTNSSNSSNGFWLGVVLGAAYVPCAGPVLAAVSVAGTTGQIGVDTVMLAVSFGIGTSIPLLFFALSGQKLTERISAFRTRQQLIRVIAGLAMIGLAFGIIFDLPAKVQRALPDWTASLQQSTESLYASDNDGPCVDGADHLADCGPLPEISGAIAWFNTPGNEPLDKAEWTNNVTLVDFWAYSCINCQRSIPGVEKLYKTYKDSGLKVIGVHSPEYAFEKVAENVKAGGDSLGITYPIAVDSNLVTWQNFDNHYWPAHYLSDAKGQLRAIKYGEGGEATTEKLVRELLRDANPGIELPEPIFSEADNSSTLSERSPETYLGAARAQYYAQGKLVAGKLSATFPEKLASDTFALDGTWQVSAQSITPVDEAGRLRLSWRGAHVYLVASGEGDITWTEDGTERTLTISGVPNAHEIVSAPHGSAGVIELNVSPGVELYSFTFG; encoded by the coding sequence ATGTCTTTGATACTCATCGGACTGCTCGGCGGTTTCATTACCGGAATATCGCCGTGTATTCTCCCCGTTCTTCCAGTCATATTTCTCTCCGGCGCCCAAGGCGCTCAAACCTCAAATAAACCAGCGCAATCTATGGGCGGGAATTTCATCTCCCTAGGCGACTCAACCCCGTCGGCCACCCCAACAGTAACCACTGCGAACAAGCCCGTCTCCAAATGGCACCCCTACGCCGTCGTCGGTGGCCTGGTCCTAAGTTTTACTGCGTTTACGCTCTTTGGTTCAGCTTTGCTAACGCTGCTGAACCTCCCACAAGATTTCATCCGCTGGGCAGGAGTAATCATGCTCATGCTCATTGGAATCGCAATGCTGATTCCACGCCTGATGGAACTCTTAGAAAAACCATTTGCTCGCTTTGCTAACACCAACTCCTCGAATTCTTCTAATGGATTCTGGCTCGGGGTTGTACTAGGTGCAGCATACGTGCCTTGTGCCGGTCCGGTACTTGCAGCAGTATCTGTTGCTGGAACCACCGGACAAATCGGCGTCGATACTGTGATGCTCGCTGTTTCCTTCGGAATTGGTACTTCTATTCCGCTATTGTTCTTTGCCTTGTCTGGCCAAAAGCTTACCGAACGTATCAGTGCATTCCGTACCCGTCAACAACTCATCCGTGTTATTGCTGGTCTAGCAATGATCGGCCTAGCCTTCGGTATCATATTCGATCTGCCAGCTAAGGTGCAACGCGCATTGCCAGACTGGACTGCATCATTACAACAAAGCACCGAATCACTTTACGCTTCGGATAACGATGGCCCTTGTGTTGACGGCGCAGATCATCTAGCAGACTGCGGTCCGCTACCTGAAATTTCCGGAGCAATCGCATGGTTTAACACCCCTGGAAACGAGCCACTGGACAAAGCTGAGTGGACCAACAACGTCACTCTCGTCGATTTCTGGGCCTACTCGTGCATTAACTGTCAGCGTTCGATCCCAGGTGTGGAAAAGCTCTACAAAACCTATAAGGATTCTGGCCTGAAGGTTATCGGCGTCCACTCCCCTGAATACGCCTTTGAAAAGGTAGCGGAAAATGTGAAAGCCGGTGGCGATAGCCTAGGCATCACCTACCCGATCGCCGTCGACTCTAACCTCGTTACGTGGCAAAACTTCGACAACCATTACTGGCCCGCTCACTACCTGTCTGACGCTAAGGGGCAACTGCGCGCAATCAAGTACGGTGAGGGTGGCGAAGCAACTACAGAAAAGCTCGTCCGTGAACTTCTTCGCGATGCCAACCCCGGTATTGAATTGCCAGAACCAATTTTTAGCGAAGCTGATAATTCTTCGACGCTTTCCGAGCGCAGCCCGGAAACCTATTTAGGCGCGGCTCGTGCGCAATACTACGCGCAAGGAAAACTTGTAGCAGGTAAGCTATCTGCAACGTTCCCGGAAAAACTTGCCTCAGATACCTTCGCACTAGATGGCACCTGGCAAGTCAGCGCCCAGTCCATTACCCCTGTTGATGAGGCCGGACGGCTACGACTGTCCTGGCGTGGCGCCCACGTCTACCTCGTCGCCTCGGGTGAAGGTGATATCACCTGGACCGAAGACGGCACCGAGCGAACCTTGACCATTTCTGGTGTACCAAATGCACATGAGATCGTCAGCGCTCCGCACGGTTCTGCAGGGGTCATCGAACTCAACGTTTCCCCAGGAGTTGAACTCTACTCATTCACCTTTGGGTGA
- a CDS encoding sigma-70 family RNA polymerase sigma factor, translated as MVSQLSDPDDVLLSRIANGDQHAFAIFFDRWSGKVLALIRQILIDHSQSEEVLQEVFLEVWQKAPAFQNTRGHARSWLVTIARRRAIDRVRSSQSARERDTAYVTTTVDYDQTLETVDQRMESQAVRRMLADVGEPHSSTIKLAFFTGLTHREIADKQNVPLGTVKTRIRDGLAKMKRFMEEER; from the coding sequence GTGGTATCTCAGCTTTCTGATCCAGACGATGTCTTACTATCCCGTATAGCTAACGGAGATCAACATGCCTTCGCTATCTTCTTCGACCGATGGTCTGGAAAAGTCTTGGCGTTGATCCGCCAGATCCTGATTGATCATTCACAATCAGAGGAAGTCCTCCAAGAAGTCTTTCTTGAAGTCTGGCAAAAAGCTCCGGCTTTCCAGAACACTCGCGGCCATGCGCGCAGTTGGCTAGTAACAATTGCGCGCCGGCGTGCGATTGACCGGGTTCGATCATCACAGTCAGCACGCGAACGCGACACCGCCTATGTCACCACAACGGTGGACTATGATCAGACGCTAGAAACCGTCGACCAGCGAATGGAATCGCAGGCAGTGCGCCGCATGCTGGCCGACGTCGGCGAACCTCACTCATCAACTATCAAACTGGCATTCTTCACGGGATTAACTCACCGCGAAATTGCCGACAAACAAAATGTTCCACTAGGAACAGTAAAAACTCGAATCCGAGATGGATTAGCAAAAATGAAACGATTTATGGAGGAGGAACGATGA
- a CDS encoding anti-sigma factor has product MNIDNDIAFPDDVAGALGTSLAPITPSADVRQRILSTISSLPQERSTGLRSVPNLAADGSAHPDNLVPLRSRRTRLIRNLSQVAAAVVLIGAGVGIGRWSTLDSMEHTSNFAELNQAQDVVRISDKMPDGHVVTLMWSEEMKMAAVTMPPELQAPPGHSLEVWLRHGNQIRNAGTYEPSNTGPFSFIDVMPEDGDELFVTIEPEGQSQQPSSEAIITWKIDIRHAPSERASTQSNSSV; this is encoded by the coding sequence ATGAATATCGACAACGATATAGCGTTCCCAGATGACGTAGCTGGGGCGTTAGGCACCAGCTTGGCGCCTATCACTCCATCGGCTGACGTCCGGCAACGAATTTTGAGCACGATCAGCTCCCTACCCCAGGAGCGCAGCACTGGGCTACGAAGCGTCCCTAACTTGGCAGCCGATGGCTCTGCCCATCCTGACAACCTCGTGCCACTTAGATCTCGGCGTACACGCCTGATCCGCAACCTTTCGCAAGTAGCTGCAGCAGTAGTTTTAATTGGAGCGGGCGTTGGAATCGGTCGTTGGAGCACGCTCGATTCCATGGAGCACACCAGTAACTTTGCCGAACTAAACCAGGCACAAGATGTGGTACGCATTTCGGATAAAATGCCCGACGGGCATGTGGTGACCTTAATGTGGTCAGAGGAAATGAAGATGGCAGCGGTAACCATGCCACCTGAATTACAGGCTCCTCCAGGGCACAGCCTTGAAGTGTGGCTTCGCCACGGCAACCAGATACGCAATGCTGGAACATACGAGCCAAGTAATACCGGACCGTTCTCGTTTATCGATGTCATGCCAGAAGACGGCGATGAACTCTTCGTAACAATCGAACCCGAGGGGCAATCTCAGCAACCTTCCAGCGAGGCGATCATTACCTGGAAGATTGACATTAGACACGCTCCTTCGGAACGAGCGAGCACACAGTCTAACTCGTCAGTCTAA
- a CDS encoding family 20 glycosylhydrolase → MTTFLLKSTLNTRLMRWVAMTGAGALVFAGAMTTAPLAFADEPEPTVTNWAAAANGGTVAVSGLEVSDGRWASEKLIDGVVNPDAAKAQQSRWSSNTSDDAWATITFAEPHTLDHINLWMEAACPKKWDLLVSQDGQAFTKIAGSEAQVCPADPPASKETFAIPEELKDTAIAAIKLQVRERTPFNGVKYGASLWEIEAFDGPEPVAPPVEQTQDPGSSLVPKPVNLTVAEGQPGFTITPDVQIVAGADLASEANILATALRGSTGFEVPVVAQSSATSHIIRLAIGAVEGSEKDEAYSLVSNENEVTITGVGAHGVFNGSMTLLQLLPGFVHMDTPVIKDWVVPAVSVTDWPRYAYRGMMLDIARSFVPKEDIKKLIDTLSQYKISALHLHLSDDQGWRIEITNDGKAQGDPIDYTKLTEISGKTAMLPHNQQASDEMGRTGFLTQADYVELQEYAAAHHVMIIPEIDLPGHTNAALHAIPELNIPGSSHEATEAEPTAPANGTGAVGYSYLHPEAEISMTFVKHVLGQIAEMTTGPYIHIGGDEPHALTVRYSDAIYNRFLGRVMDFVRESGKTPIGWNEIARADGITTGDVMHYWVGDATATRAAVNDHGAKVLLSRGANSYLDQKYNSKTPLALTWACNGNCDFKSYYNWDPREFIGLTSDDAITGNEAPLWSETVRGIDQVEFLTFNRVLSHAEIGWTPQNQRDVTDFASRISQIGVDLNANGANFYDGSDAEWGYDVAGVRSSSPTSEGVFQLGYLSAPGTKVSADGLKVQTDSVNDEDGTSRSLVGADGLEVMVDWGDGSTPQAATITSTLDRSAYNASGMYVLTARHNFATPGQHEVTLTAGDRSATAVITIDPAATATSPLFTPWSASGDAGLELGQDFAQPLDRVEFSISEFEPNTLVEVYLGETKLGEVRPDATGARSLHILIPANTAPGVYQMRAVYGERSASASIAIWSSPNPGGELRFPVEGLTVHDYDSEETTGERAPNGFAQAAIDGRADTFWHTKWAGGSDPFPHHISLNLNKTCTVSGLEYTPRQDIQNTRIKDYEIYVSTDGQNWAQPVATGQFVSSTAPQYVSFDEVSAQYVKLVGLNSHNNDAFAGAAEIRIDGECGDMAEFVATVGEGEKAVALAEPGTEPVVVEVNAGSEVSVHIAGIVADGQATLWAGDDHSLVAHTNVAAGQDATLTFTANADWDKKLFELVTPKNRRYFQLSIVTPADPSDPADPKPDPSDPVDPKPDPSDPADPKPNPSDPADPKPNPADPVPGDIQSGPVFADSKAIEDALASGKLTLGGSYSVARGESVAVDFTGLAPNAAARAYLYSLPMALPAMLADANGVVKSYVVNIDKEIELGTHYVVAISSVEGTQPMSVIKLNVVDKPSAGTSQTGSTSGNVLAKTGASVVGFGLLALSLLGLGAGMVRLRRN, encoded by the coding sequence ATGACTACCTTTTTACTTAAAAGTACGCTAAATACCCGACTAATGCGATGGGTTGCAATGACCGGTGCAGGTGCTCTAGTGTTCGCTGGAGCAATGACTACTGCTCCGCTTGCATTTGCCGATGAACCCGAACCTACTGTCACTAACTGGGCCGCAGCAGCCAATGGTGGAACCGTTGCAGTTTCTGGCCTTGAAGTTAGTGACGGACGATGGGCGAGTGAGAAGTTGATCGACGGTGTTGTCAACCCCGATGCAGCCAAAGCACAACAATCGCGATGGTCTTCCAATACTAGTGATGATGCTTGGGCGACAATTACTTTTGCCGAGCCTCACACTTTAGATCACATTAATTTGTGGATGGAAGCCGCCTGTCCAAAGAAATGGGATCTTCTAGTATCGCAAGACGGACAAGCGTTTACGAAGATTGCTGGATCTGAAGCTCAGGTATGTCCTGCTGACCCGCCAGCAAGCAAAGAAACCTTTGCTATTCCAGAAGAACTTAAAGATACTGCTATTGCAGCGATCAAGCTCCAGGTTCGGGAACGGACCCCATTTAATGGAGTTAAGTACGGTGCTTCTTTGTGGGAAATTGAAGCATTCGATGGGCCAGAACCGGTAGCTCCGCCAGTAGAGCAAACTCAAGACCCAGGTTCTTCCTTGGTGCCAAAGCCAGTGAATTTAACGGTTGCCGAGGGGCAGCCAGGATTTACTATCACTCCTGATGTGCAGATTGTAGCGGGCGCAGATCTAGCTTCCGAAGCTAATATCCTTGCCACCGCTTTGCGCGGATCTACCGGCTTTGAGGTTCCAGTAGTTGCACAGTCTTCTGCTACGTCCCACATTATCCGGCTAGCTATTGGCGCAGTTGAAGGATCTGAAAAAGATGAAGCGTATTCGTTGGTGTCGAATGAAAACGAAGTGACAATCACTGGTGTTGGAGCACATGGAGTCTTCAACGGCTCGATGACTTTGCTCCAGCTTTTGCCTGGCTTTGTTCACATGGACACTCCGGTGATTAAAGATTGGGTTGTTCCTGCTGTCAGCGTCACCGACTGGCCACGCTATGCATACCGTGGCATGATGCTCGATATTGCGCGATCATTTGTGCCAAAGGAAGATATCAAGAAGCTTATAGATACCTTGTCACAATACAAGATCTCGGCATTACACTTGCATCTTTCCGATGATCAGGGCTGGCGTATTGAGATTACCAACGATGGCAAAGCCCAGGGCGATCCGATCGATTACACTAAGCTCACTGAGATCTCCGGAAAGACGGCGATGCTACCGCATAACCAGCAAGCCTCTGATGAAATGGGACGCACTGGATTCTTAACTCAAGCAGACTATGTTGAGCTACAGGAATACGCAGCTGCCCACCACGTGATGATCATTCCAGAAATAGACTTGCCAGGGCACACGAATGCGGCTTTGCATGCTATTCCAGAATTGAATATTCCTGGATCTTCACACGAAGCAACCGAAGCTGAACCAACTGCACCAGCCAATGGTACCGGGGCAGTCGGCTACTCATACTTGCATCCTGAGGCTGAGATTTCGATGACGTTCGTCAAGCATGTACTTGGCCAGATTGCAGAGATGACCACCGGACCATACATTCATATCGGTGGCGACGAACCACATGCTTTAACCGTTCGTTATTCAGATGCAATTTACAATCGCTTCCTGGGACGAGTAATGGATTTTGTTCGTGAATCAGGCAAGACGCCTATTGGATGGAACGAAATCGCCCGTGCTGATGGCATTACGACTGGTGATGTGATGCATTACTGGGTTGGCGACGCAACGGCTACTCGAGCAGCTGTCAACGATCACGGAGCTAAGGTTTTGCTCTCCCGTGGAGCGAATTCGTATTTGGACCAAAAGTACAATAGCAAGACCCCATTGGCTTTGACCTGGGCATGTAATGGAAACTGTGACTTTAAGTCCTACTACAACTGGGATCCACGTGAATTCATTGGCCTAACCTCCGATGACGCCATCACCGGAAACGAAGCTCCGTTGTGGTCTGAAACAGTTCGTGGAATTGACCAAGTTGAATTCTTGACGTTCAACCGTGTGCTGTCACACGCCGAAATCGGCTGGACTCCACAAAATCAGCGTGATGTTACTGATTTTGCGTCGCGCATTTCGCAAATCGGCGTCGATTTGAATGCTAACGGAGCTAACTTCTACGACGGTTCGGACGCTGAATGGGGTTACGACGTCGCTGGCGTTCGTTCCTCGTCGCCAACTTCCGAAGGCGTATTCCAACTTGGATACCTATCTGCGCCTGGAACGAAAGTTTCTGCTGATGGGCTCAAGGTACAAACCGATTCAGTTAACGACGAAGATGGCACCTCACGTTCGTTAGTGGGTGCCGATGGTCTTGAGGTTATGGTTGATTGGGGTGATGGTTCAACTCCACAGGCTGCAACTATCACATCTACTTTGGATCGTTCGGCATACAATGCTTCCGGAATGTATGTGCTCACGGCACGTCACAATTTTGCAACTCCGGGGCAACACGAAGTGACCTTGACTGCAGGTGATCGATCTGCAACGGCAGTGATCACTATCGATCCAGCAGCTACAGCGACTTCGCCATTGTTCACCCCATGGTCTGCATCTGGTGATGCTGGACTCGAACTTGGTCAAGATTTTGCGCAACCACTAGATCGGGTTGAATTCAGCATCTCCGAATTCGAGCCTAATACCTTAGTTGAGGTTTACCTTGGGGAAACGAAGCTAGGCGAAGTTCGCCCAGACGCTACTGGTGCTCGTTCACTTCACATCTTGATTCCGGCAAATACTGCCCCGGGTGTTTATCAGATGCGTGCAGTGTACGGTGAGCGTAGCGCGAGTGCTTCGATTGCTATTTGGTCTTCGCCAAATCCAGGCGGTGAGCTTAGATTCCCAGTGGAGGGCTTGACTGTCCATGACTATGATTCTGAGGAAACCACTGGCGAGCGTGCTCCTAATGGATTTGCGCAGGCCGCAATTGATGGTCGAGCCGATACGTTCTGGCATACGAAGTGGGCGGGTGGATCAGATCCATTCCCACATCATATTTCCCTCAATCTCAACAAGACGTGTACCGTATCGGGCTTGGAGTACACTCCACGCCAAGATATCCAAAATACCCGCATTAAAGACTACGAGATTTATGTCTCTACTGATGGCCAAAACTGGGCACAGCCAGTAGCTACTGGCCAGTTTGTCTCTTCGACGGCGCCACAGTATGTCTCCTTCGATGAGGTATCGGCACAATACGTGAAACTTGTTGGGCTAAACTCTCACAATAACGACGCTTTCGCAGGTGCAGCAGAGATCCGTATCGATGGCGAATGCGGGGATATGGCAGAATTTGTCGCAACCGTTGGTGAGGGTGAAAAAGCAGTGGCACTGGCAGAACCGGGCACTGAGCCTGTGGTTGTTGAAGTTAATGCCGGTTCGGAAGTTAGTGTGCATATTGCGGGTATAGTGGCTGATGGTCAAGCAACATTGTGGGCAGGGGATGATCATAGTCTCGTTGCACACACTAATGTGGCTGCTGGCCAAGATGCGACTTTAACTTTCACGGCAAATGCTGATTGGGACAAGAAGCTGTTCGAGCTTGTTACTCCGAAGAATCGGCGGTACTTCCAACTAAGTATTGTCACTCCGGCAGACCCGTCCGATCCAGCAGATCCGAAGCCGGACCCGTCTGATCCGGTAGATCCGAAGCCGGACCCGTCTGATCCAGCAGATCCTAAGCCGAACCCGTCTGATCCAGCAGATCCGAAGCCGAACCCGGCAGATCCAGTACCAGGTGATATTCAATCTGGCCCGGTCTTTGCAGACTCTAAGGCTATCGAGGACGCATTAGCATCTGGAAAACTGACGCTCGGTGGAAGCTACAGTGTTGCCCGTGGTGAATCTGTAGCTGTTGATTTCACAGGTTTGGCACCTAATGCGGCAGCCCGCGCCTACCTCTACTCACTACCAATGGCACTGCCAGCGATGCTGGCCGATGCCAATGGTGTTGTAAAGAGCTACGTCGTCAACATCGATAAGGAAATTGAGCTTGGCACCCACTACGTTGTTGCTATTTCCAGCGTTGAAGGTACCCAACCAATGTCCGTTATCAAGCTCAACGTGGTAGATAAGCCAAGTGCTGGCACGTCACAGACCGGCTCGACATCTGGAAATGTGCTAGCCAAGACTGGTGCTAGTGTAGTGGGCTTTGGTCTACTCGCTCTATCATTACTCGGTCTTGGTGCAGGAATGGTCCGGCTACGCCGAAACTAG
- a CDS encoding helix-turn-helix transcriptional regulator, with protein sequence MKNTVAKLRKENGWSQEYLAQQLGVSRQTIISIEKGHFDPSLPLAFDIARVFNQRIEDVFFPEK encoded by the coding sequence ATGAAGAATACGGTGGCGAAGTTACGTAAAGAAAACGGCTGGTCTCAAGAATATCTGGCACAGCAACTCGGAGTTAGTCGCCAAACTATCATCTCTATTGAGAAGGGACATTTCGATCCGTCACTTCCGCTTGCTTTTGATATCGCACGCGTCTTTAACCAACGAATCGAAGACGTCTTCTTCCCCGAGAAGTGA
- the pdxT gene encoding pyridoxal 5'-phosphate synthase glutaminase subunit PdxT, producing MVKTVGVLAVQGAFIEHRRRLEQLGFEAVELRNGDDARRDFDGLVLPGGESTVQSKLLRELDMFEPLAHKLADGLPVFGTCAGLILLAQQVANGPVAGVEHAAPTSSHVAVAGFSTMPVTVVRNAYGRQLGSFHIADGKFYGGEAGATGKETQIPMTFIRAPHIAELGEGVKVLAALPDGTAVAVTYRNQLGATFHPELDEDMSIYTTFAQML from the coding sequence ATGGTGAAAACTGTTGGGGTGCTAGCCGTACAAGGGGCATTCATCGAGCATCGCCGTCGACTAGAACAGCTCGGGTTCGAAGCTGTGGAACTGCGAAACGGCGATGATGCTCGCCGTGATTTCGACGGCCTGGTTTTGCCCGGTGGCGAGAGCACAGTTCAAAGCAAACTTTTGCGCGAACTCGACATGTTTGAACCCCTCGCACACAAACTAGCCGATGGATTACCCGTGTTTGGCACCTGTGCTGGTCTGATTCTCTTAGCTCAGCAGGTCGCCAACGGACCGGTGGCTGGAGTCGAACATGCCGCACCGACGTCGTCCCATGTTGCAGTTGCTGGTTTTTCTACTATGCCGGTGACTGTTGTTCGCAATGCCTACGGCCGTCAACTCGGGAGCTTCCATATTGCCGATGGGAAGTTTTATGGGGGAGAAGCTGGAGCTACGGGCAAGGAAACGCAGATTCCTATGACGTTTATTCGCGCGCCTCATATTGCTGAGCTAGGTGAGGGAGTTAAGGTGTTAGCCGCCTTGCCAGACGGAACTGCGGTAGCAGTGACGTATCGGAACCAGCTTGGGGCTACCTTCCACCCAGAACTCGATGAGGATATGAGCATCTACACTACGTTTGCCCAGATGCTCTAG